A stretch of DNA from Bradyrhizobium algeriense:
GGCATGAGGGTCTGCATCGCGGATATCGGGGCTGACCGGCTCGCCGAGGCGGCGGCCCAACTGGCGTCCGTCGCAAAGGGCGGCGCTGCCGATGTCATGACAGCCTCGGTCGACGTCAGCCGCTTCGACGACCTGGCTAACCTGGAAGCCGCAGTGCAAAAGCGGTTCGGCGGCACCGATATCCTGATGAACAATGCCGGCATCGGCCCCGACAGCAACAGTTTTGGCCCGCTGGAAAACTGGCAGCGCATTCTCGCGGTCAATTTGTGGGGCGTCATTCACGGTACGCAGGCGTTTGCCCCTCACATGGTCGAACGCGGGCGGCCCGGTCTCATCATCAACACCGGCTCCAAGCAGGGCATCACGACGCCGCCCGGCAATCCCGCCTACAACGTCTCGAAGGCCGGCGTGAAGGCACAGACGGAGGCGCTGCAACACGAGTTGCGCAACATACCGGGCTGCGGGATCACTGCCCATCTGATGATCCCCGGCCACGTCTTCACCGCGCTGACCGCGCGCGGCCGCACCGAGAAGCCGCCCGGCGCCTGGACGGCCGAGCAGACCGTCGACTTCATGATCGCGCGCATCGAGGCCGGGGATTTCTACATCCTGTGCCCCGACAATGATGTGCCGCGACCGCTCGACGAACGGCGCATGCTGTGGGCGGCCGGCGATATCGTGGAAAATCGTCCCGCGCTGTCGCGCTGGCATCCGGATTATGCGGAGGCGTTCGCGAGGTTTGTGAAGGGAACGTAGGGTGGGCAAAGGCGCACTTGCGCCGTGCCCACCATCACGCACTCCGCAAGGAATGGTGGGCACGCGGAGCCTGTCATCGGGCGCGCATTCGCGCGACCCGTTGGCTTTGCCCACCCTACAAACTACAATCGCGCATCCCTACAGCGTCACCTGCTTGTCGCCGCATTGCTTGCAGACGTATTTGACGCGGGTTGCTCCCTTTTCAGCCTGGACGCGGTTCGGCGCACCGCATTTGCCGCAAACTGCCTCGATCCTGGTGTTGCCCTGCTTGATGACGAGGGCCTTCTTTTCCATCGTCTCGCGGATCAGGCGCTCGGCTTCCTCACGCATCGCTTGCTTCGACATCGGCCTGCCCTGTCATGAACCGTTACGGCGGCGGTCTTATCACAGTCACGATGCATTTCGTAAGCCGGGCAAGAAAATTTGCGTGACGGAATGTCAGATGGTCTCCGGCGTCAGCGCCAGCAGGCGCCGCACCAGGGCCAACGCCGTTTCCGTGGCCGGATCGGCCGAAATCACGGGAACCGCAAGGGCGATGACGTCGATCGGGTCGTGCGACAGGACGATGAGATGCGTCGCGCTGTTGGCGGCCAGCAGTGACATCACGCGTTCGACGGCCGGATCGGACGATGACAGGCCCCACGGCGCGTCAGGGCGACGCAGCACCCGCACGCTCGACAGGAAATCGCGCAGCAGCGGCGGATCGTAGCTCAAGAGTTCACCCTCGCGATAGCGCCGGGCGCTTTCGAAGATCGGGTGACGCGCGAGTTCCGCGATCAGCGCGTCGCGGGTTCTGGCCGGCGACGCCGCGACGGAATTGAGAACGCCGGGCACCTGCGATTCGAAGTGGGCGCGCAGCGCGTCCACCATCAATCCGATGGTGAGAACGCCGGCGATCGCAATCGCGCAAAATCGCATGACCTGCGCCGCATCGACCTCCGGCGCGACAAACGCCGCGGCAATGCCGAGCAGCGCCGAACTCGACAGTCGCAACGCCGTCATCAGCAGCGCCTGACGCTGCGTCTCCGCGCCACGTTCCGCGATCAGGATCGCGGTGACGACGAGCAGTGCCCCCAATGCCCCGAGCCTGACCGGGATATCCGGCATCAGCACCCGGAAATCGGTGACGATGAAGGGAATGACGAGGACGGCGCCGACGGCGAGGCGCCCGATGCTGCGATTCTCGGACGCCATCAGCGTGGTCCGGTCGCGCGTCGCCAGCAGCCAAGCGCAGATTGCAAAGCCGCCAAGCTGGAACAGCACAAGCAGGATGGCAAAGGGCGCGGCAAAACGCTCCGACCCCACCGCGCCGGCGAGACCGAGCGCGATGCCGCCGGCCAGAATGACGATCTTGGCCGGGCGCGGGGCATGACGCCGCAGCATCCCTTCGGTGACGATCAAGGCGCCCAGCGGGATCAGCGCGGCCGGGATCATCGACAGGTTGTCGAGCGCCCCGCTGCCGCTCCACCACGCCACGCCACGCACCAGGAACAGCAACGCGATGATGCCAAGCGCAACCAGCAGGCGCCGGGTCAGCGGGCTCCTGGGATCACGCCGGTAGAGCGTGGCCATGGCGACGCCAAGGCCAATCGCGCCGCACAGGTTGACGATGGAATCGGCGATCATTCCCGGCGTCATGGGCCGCTCCCATTACCGGATGTCCTCGGCCGCAAGATGCCGAAGGGCCGCGTATCGTCCATCCAGTGAACGGCGGGAAGCACGAGCCGCTGCAGGGCCAGCGCGGTGCCGGTCGCAAGCAGCGCCGGCAGTGAGCCGGAGGGCACTTCGCTCAGGAGATAGCGACGCGCGCCCGCAAGATCGATGCGGCCGAGCTGCAGCACGTCGTCACCCCTGGCGTAGTCCAGCTCACGGGCGCAAAACGCGTTGTATTGCTCGTCGCGATGTTTTGGTGCGGCTTCGAAGGTTTTCTTGAGCGCGTCCGATCCGCCGGTATAGGCATTGGTGATGACGAATCTGGCTTCATCGAAGCCGGCTTCCTCACCCACGCCGAACACGGCGCGGTGACGCGACATGATGCCGCGCGCCAGTTGCAGATGGGCAAAGCTCTGGCGCGCGTCCGGATGTGGCGACGGAAAGACATCCGAGAAGGTCTGGCTGACCATGCCGACCACTGATGGCACCTGGGTGACGTTCGAAACCCATTTCGGACGCAGCCCGTCGCGGACAAAGAGAACCAGCGCCGTCAGGCCATAGAGAACCCAGGACAGCCCGCGCCCGCGCTCGTCGGGATCGACCATGACGAGGCCGAGATGGGTGACTTCGGCCGGTTCGCCATCGAGTTCGACATCCATCACCGACAGCGCATTGAAGGCGATCGGCCGCCCGGTCGCCTCCTCGGAGATCAGCGTGACGATGGCACGTGCCAGTCGTTCGCGGTCGCCGGAGAAAATGCCATAGGTCAGGCTTTCCTCGGGCAGCGTTTTGGCGGCCACGACGCGCAATTGCGCGACCAGGTCGCCGAGTTCGGCTTCCGAAAGCGACAGGCCGGGGGTTTCGACAATGCGCGTGATCAACCCGGAATGGGTGCGAATGGTGAGATCGATGGTCGGCTGGCGCAGCGCCTTCAGCCAGAAGACGCCATAGCCGCCAAGACTTGCGGCCGCGGAGCGGATCTGCCCCAAGGTCTGCCCAAAGGCATGACGGATCGCCGAATTGCCGCTCAAGAAAGACGCCATGCCGCTTGCCCGCACTCGGTCCGGATTTGTGCGCCGAGCCCGTTAAGGAGCCATGAGTGCGAGACGTTACTGTGGCAGGAGGGTAAACGATGTGTTGGTGACGTCAAACATTCTGCAAGGCAGGCAAACGGCGAATACCGAAGCATCCGCCGCCTGTCTTCGCCACGACCTCGCCACAGGTTACGAGACCTTGGAAATGATGAAGCCTTGAAAATTAAGAGCCCTTGGAAACTTCCATCAGCAGCCGTTCGGTCTTGGCGTCCTCGATGCGGTTCACAAAGCGGCTGCTCTCATGCACGTCACGCACGGTCTTGGTCAGGGTGACGCAAGACTGAATAAGCATCACGATGCCCATCGCAAGATAGCCCTTGATCCAGAGGTCGACGGGGAGAAAGTAGACGCCGATCGCGACCAGGAAGGCCGAGGCGCCGAACGAACCGTAGGTGAAGGTGACCCAGGCGTTGCTGTGATGCTGGATATTCTGATTCATGGCGCCGTCCTGCAAATGAGATTATGCGATGAAATATCAGTCTCAGACAGGCTGCGTTTCGCGAAGCCGCGCCGCAACCTGATCCGCCCGGCACTTGTGCGCCCGCGCCGGTTAAGGAGCTGTGAGCCGATCAGCCTTAGGTTGTGACAGGGTAAACGATACATTGAGCGGCGACGCCAAATGAATCATGACAGGGAACCGCGGCTCCGGCCATGGCGTCCATGAACACGAGCGCTTTCTTCATCGAAGTCAGACCTTCTGCAATCGTCAGTTGACCGGCACCGTCAAAGTGACCAAGCGAACGGCGGATGCTGAGACATCCGCCGTCCTCGCTCGCTAGCGCCGCGCGTCACAGGTTACGCGGCCCGCACATCGCTTCGTCACGCGCAGAGCGGTTCAATCGAATGCCGTTGCCGGTTGCCATTATCGTTCGACAACAGCGAGCACATGCCCATCGGCAGCAGCAGGAACAGGCCGGCGCAGAGTGCGCCGTTCATGACCTCCGGCGGCACCGTCGGCGAAAACATGATCGCGAACAGGGCGAGAATCAGGCCGATGGCAATCGTCATGCCGAAGGCTGCGGTCAGGGATGCCCTCAAGAGCGTCGGCAAACCCCGTGCAAGATACCCGTCCATGAGCCCGGCGATCGACGATACAGGCAAGGTGAGCAGAAAGGCCGTTATTGCGCATACACCAATGAAGCTATCGTCGATCCGACCCGCGATGGCAGCAGCAACCATCCACACCGCGAGCGCAACCAGCGAAGGTCCCAGCAGAAGAAACACCACGGGTCGTTTCATTGAAGTCGATCCTTCCTTGAGACTTCCGACGCAAAGCCGGATTGCAGCGATTTCTCGATCATGCCTGGCCGCCGAACGGACGGCGAATGCCGAAACATCCGCCGCCCGCCTCGCCAGCACCGCGTCACAGGTTACGCGGGCTTGGAAATCAGGCAGCCTTGGAAATCAGGCAGCCTTGGAAACTTCCATCAGCAGCCGTTCGGCCTTGGCATCTTCGATGCGGTTCACCATCTTGCCGCTCTCGTGCATGTCGCGCACGGTCTTGGTCAGGGTGACGCAGGACTGAACGAGCATGACGATGCCCATCGCGAGGTAGCCCTTGATCCAGAGATCGAGCGGCAGGAAGAACACGCCGACGGCGACCATGAAGGCCGATGCGGAAAACGAAGCGTAAGTGAAGGTAACCCAGGCACTGCTGTGGGGTTGGACGTTCTGGTTCATGACAATCTCCTGTTGATATGGGTTAAATCGATCAAATTCAGTTTCAGGCAGCCTGCGTGCGTTTGGCGTTCAGCCGCGCGAGTACGTCGTCCGCGGTTGATTTCAGCCGAGGGCCAAAGCCCTGTTCGGCGAGCTTCTCGGCGGTCGCCAGCGGACCGCTCGCGGCATCGAGTTCGATCAGGGCGTCAGAAGCGGCCTGGGCCTCGATCTGGCGTTCACGCAGCCGCTTCAGCGTGTTCTCCGCTTCCGGCAGCGTGGATTCGTAGGGACGCGCGGCTTCGATGCCGCCCCGGCGAAGCGCACGAACCGCTTCCGACGCACGGGCGATGCGACGGCCACGATCAAGCTCGGTGATCCGGGCTTCGGCATTGGCGACCTGCCGCTTCATGCGCGTGATTTCAGACGCGAACAGGGTTCGCGCAGTCATCGCGGCATCGCGGTCGGCCTCGAGATTGGCAATCGCCTGTGCCGCTTCGCGGGCGAGATCTTCCCGGCCGCCATCGAGCGCTGCGGTGGCGCGGACTTCGAGATCGGCGATCCGGGCGTTGGTGGCGTCGAGACGGCGGCCTTCCTGCTGGTCGCCTGCGATCGCCAGCGCCAGCGTGCGCTTGGAACGTTCGACGGCCGCGGCCGCGTCACGCATCTGCTGGTCGAGAATGAGAAGTGCCGAGCGGTCTTCCAGTTCTTCTCCCGCGGCAGCCACGCTGCCCCGGAAGAGCGTCAAAACAGTTTTGAACATTGGTAACTCCCTGTGTTATGAGCACCGCTCATGATTCAGTTGTAGCACCAACATGAGCATTGCTCAAGAACTATTTTGAGCATCGCTCAAGAAATTGGTAAATAATGTCTAAAGCAATGGAAAGACGAGCAAAATTCCGGGAGGAACTGATCCTGGCGGCGGAGCGAAGCATCTCCGCGGGCGGATTGGCCGGCCTGAAGACGCGGGAGCTGGCGCGGGAAATCGGCGTCGCCAACGGCGCGGTCTATAATCTCGTCGAGGATATGGACGAACTGATCCTGCGGGTGGGATCGCGCACGCTTGGGCGGCTCGACGCCGCGCTGACAGCCGCTGAAAGCGATGGCCCCGCCTCCCCTCGCGAAACGCTGGTGCGCATCGCGGTCGCCTATTGCAATTTCGCCGCGGAAAATCTCGAACTGTGGCGCGCGCTGTTCGAACACCGGATGGCGCCGGGCAAACCTGTTCCGGAATGGGCGATCAGCGAGCAGATGGATCTGTTCCGCCATATCTATCGTCCGCTCGCCGCGCTGTTTCCAAACCGTTCGCCGGCGGAGCTCGGCGTGACGGCGCGCAGTCTTTTCTCCGCCGCGCACGGCATGGTGCTGCTCGGCCTCGAACAGAAGCTGATCGCGGTGCCGGTCGAAGCGTTGCGCGAGGAGATTGCGATCATCGTTGGAGCGATGGTCGATGGGCTGACGGCGATGCATGATTGAGTTTCGACGAAGCTCGCGCGCACCGCGCTTCATGAATCAAAATTTAGCCAGTCTCGCACGGAGTTGAATAGCCGATCGCTCCAAACGAATGGTGATTCCTCGCAATCGTCGCCACCTGACGAAGTGTCCTGGTTGGGAGCAACCTTTCTGACGGAGAATGATCATGTTTCGAAAGCTGGTAATCGCGTTGGGGGCAGTTGCGTTGGTCGGCCTGGCCTCACCGACAATGGCGTTGGCGCGCGGCGGCGGAGGTGGAGGCGGTCATGGCGGCGGCTTTGATGGTGGTGGCGGCTTCCATGGTGGCGGCATGGGTGGCGGCGGCTTCCATGGCGGAGGCTTTGGTGGTGGCGGCTTCCACGGTGGAGGTTTCCACGGCGGCGGTTTCGCCGGTGGTTTCCACAATGGCGGCTTCGGTCGCGGATTCCATGGCGGTTATGGACGCCGCTTCGTGTACGGCTCGGGGCTAGGCTACGGCTTCTACCCGTATGGCTACTACAATGATTACGCCTACGACCCCTACGCCTATTACAATGACGGCGGCTGCTATGTGGTTCAGCGCCGCGTGCACACGAGGCATGGCTGGCGGCGGCAGCCCGTTCAGGTCTGCGGTTGAGGCCGTGTTGGCGGCGTCAAATGATCTCAGTGCAATCTCGCACTGAGATCGCCGCCATCGCGTTTCGGGCGAAGCATGCGACTTGATCCGAAGGTGAATACCGCAAGGAAAAGCGCGTCAGAACATCAGAGCCTGGCTCTGATTCAATCAGAACCGATGTGGCTCAGGTCTCGATGATGACATAGCTGTCCTCGACAAGCACCGGAAACGTCTCGGCGACGTAAGGCCCCTTCTGCAGTGCTTCGCCGTTTTCGATCGCCACCGGATAGGAGCGGACCTTGACGCGCTTCGGATCGAAATAAGATTGTCCGTTGCGCATGTCGAACTCCCAGCCGTGCCACGGGCAGCGCAACAGCTCGCCGACGCGCGAGCGCTGGTAGACGCCGGGCTCCGGCGAGGTCAGCCGCGCGACGCAGGCGGCCTTTTCCAGCGGCGCGCCCTCGTGCGGGCAGCGATTGAGCAGCGCGAAGAACTCGCCGTTGACGTGGAACACGACGATGTCGCGGCCCTCGACGCCAAACACCTTGTTGCCGCCGGGCGGGATGTCGGACGTGCGGGCGACGATGTGACGGGCCATGCTATCCTTGTCGTCGCTCAGAGCTTGTAGAGCGCACGCGCGTTGCCGTTGAAGATTTTCCGGCGCTCGGTCTCGCTCAGCGGCGTCTTGAAGGCAAAGCGCGGATCGTCGAAATCCCAGTGCGGATAATCCGACGAGAACAGCAGGCGATCGGCGCCGACCCATTCGATCAGCGAGCGCAGATGTTTTGCTTCATCGGGTTCGTCGATCGGCTGCGTTGTGAACCAGAAATGCTCTTTCACATACTCGGACGGGCGGCGCTTGAGATGCGGCACCTCGCTGCGGAACGCCTCGAAATGCCGATCCATCCGCCAGGTGGCCGACGGGATCCAGCCAAATCCACCTTCGATGAACACGATCTTGAGATCAGGGAAGCGTTCCGGCACGCCTTCGAGCACGAGGCTGGTGAGTTGCGCCGCCATGGTGTGCGCGTTCGACTGGTGTTCCTCGACATAATAAGACGGCCAGCCGCCGCCGGTCGGCGCATGCCCGCCATAGCCGCCGACGTGAATGCCGAGCGGCAGGCCGAGCTCTTGCGCGCGTGCGTAGATCGGCCAGTAGCGGCGGCGGCCGAGCGGCTCGTTGGCGCGCGGGCAGACATTGATCTGCACATAGCGGCCGATTTTTGCACAGCGCTCGATCTCGGCGATCGCGAACTGCGTATCGTCCTGGCCGGCGAGGATCGAGGCCTTCAGCCGCGGATCGCGGTCGGACCAGAACGCGAGCTGCCAGTCATTGATGGCGCGCTGGATCGCGGCGCCGAATTCCAGGTTCTGCTGCGAGAAGATGAAAAGGTCGAGCACCTGCAAAATGCCGTACTCGACGTCGAGCGGATCGAGATGCTGCTTGCGCATGAAATCGAGATCCGAGCCTGGCGGCCCGCCGGTCGGCGGCCAGGCGTCGCGGCGCGCGATCAGCGGCGAGGAGCGCGGATACGGCGTGGTGCCGATATAGGGCGTGCGCAGATGGCTTCCGTAGGTCCGAAGATGCTGCTGCCAGCGTTTCGGCAGGAACTGATCGAGGTCGCTGTGCGCATGAATGCTCGGATGCACGTCGCAATCGATGATGCGCAGCCGGCTCCTGGCGGCTTCTTCCTCGGCAAGGATAGGGCGGTCGATGACATCACTCATGCGATCCTCCTTGTATTTAGGTCCTATGCGGCGAGCTTCAGCCGCGGAAAGGTTTCAAGCGGATTGTCGGCGCACATGCGCGTAACGATACTGGCCGGCAGATGCGGCGGCATCGGATCGTCGCCGTCGAACTGCCAGTGCGGATAGTCCGACGCGAACAGGAACATCTTGTCCGAGCCGATCTGCTCGATCACGTCGGCTATGCCTGCGGCATCCGGTGGGCCGTCGAACGGCTGCATAGTGACGCGAACATGATCGCGGATGATCGACGCCGGTTCGCGCTCGACCCACGGCACCTCGACGCGCACGCCGCGCCAGGTCTTGTTGGCGCGCCACATGAAGGCCGGCAGCCAGCTCACGCCTGATTCCATCAGCACCACTTTGAGGTCGGGGAATTTGCCGAACACGCCTTCATAGATCAGGCTCATTATCTGGGCCTGAAACGCCTGCGCTTCGGCCAGATAATATTCGTAGCGATAGGACGGCCAGCCGATCGAACTCGGCGCGGTGCGGTAGGCGCTGCCGGCATGGATCGCGACCGGCAGCTTGTGTTTCGCAGCCGCCTGCCACACCGGCCAGTAATGCCGTCGTCCGAGCAGCGTTTCGCCCTGCGCCAGCACCAGCACGGAGACGAAGCGGTTGTCGCCGGCTCTGCGCTCGATTTCCTCCACCGCCAGATCAGGCGCCTGCAAGGGCACCACGATCGAGGCGCTCAGCCGCGGATCTTTTGAAAGCCATTCGGCCGCGATCCAGTCGTTGATCGCCTTGCAGAAGCCGGCGGCCATATAGGAATCGAACACCGCCTGCGCGCCATAGACGACGTTGCAGATCGCGTGGCTCGCACCGAGCTGGTCGAACGCGCCGCGCTGCACCATCGCAAGCTCGCTGCCCGGCTTGCCATTGGCCGGCCGCCAGTCGGCGCGGCCCGAGAACGGCATGTTGGGCGGATAGGAGTTGAGGTCGAGGCCATCGATGGCGCGGCTGACCACCTGCTCTTTCCAGTGGTCGTCGAGATAGGGCAGCAGCGTGGTGCGGGTTCCGTCCACCGCGGGATGAATATCGCAGTCGATCCGCGTGGCCGCCATGGAGCTTCCTCGGGTTTTCGTCTCGGCGATCTTGGCGTCGCGCCCGCAAATGTGCCGCCGATGCGAAGGCGGCGCAAGCGCATAACTTGGGGGGCCGCCCTGCCCGAACTGCACAGCGCATCGAGCCTGCCGTTCGCGAGCGAAATATTCGCCACTGGCGAAGCAAGCCTGCTGTGGTACGGAATGCGAGCGCGCATCACGCAGGGCGATGAAAATGAAAT
This window harbors:
- a CDS encoding SDR family NAD(P)-dependent oxidoreductase gives rise to the protein MPHPAMSPNNVAVITGGASGIGLAAATRFTAIGMRVCIADIGADRLAEAAAQLASVAKGGAADVMTASVDVSRFDDLANLEAAVQKRFGGTDILMNNAGIGPDSNSFGPLENWQRILAVNLWGVIHGTQAFAPHMVERGRPGLIINTGSKQGITTPPGNPAYNVSKAGVKAQTEALQHELRNIPGCGITAHLMIPGHVFTALTARGRTEKPPGAWTAEQTVDFMIARIEAGDFYILCPDNDVPRPLDERRMLWAAGDIVENRPALSRWHPDYAEAFARFVKGT
- a CDS encoding YiaA/YiaB family inner membrane protein — encoded protein: MNQNIQHHSNAWVTFTYGSFGASAFLVAIGVYFLPVDLWIKGYLAMGIVMLIQSCVTLTKTVRDVHESSRFVNRIEDAKTERLLMEVSKGS
- a CDS encoding YiaA/YiaB family inner membrane protein, with protein sequence MNQNVQPHSSAWVTFTYASFSASAFMVAVGVFFLPLDLWIKGYLAMGIVMLVQSCVTLTKTVRDMHESGKMVNRIEDAKAERLLMEVSKAA
- a CDS encoding PspA/IM30 family protein gives rise to the protein MFKTVLTLFRGSVAAAGEELEDRSALLILDQQMRDAAAAVERSKRTLALAIAGDQQEGRRLDATNARIADLEVRATAALDGGREDLAREAAQAIANLEADRDAAMTARTLFASEITRMKRQVANAEARITELDRGRRIARASEAVRALRRGGIEAARPYESTLPEAENTLKRLRERQIEAQAASDALIELDAASGPLATAEKLAEQGFGPRLKSTADDVLARLNAKRTQAA
- a CDS encoding TetR/AcrR family transcriptional regulator — translated: MSKAMERRAKFREELILAAERSISAGGLAGLKTRELAREIGVANGAVYNLVEDMDELILRVGSRTLGRLDAALTAAESDGPASPRETLVRIAVAYCNFAAENLELWRALFEHRMAPGKPVPEWAISEQMDLFRHIYRPLAALFPNRSPAELGVTARSLFSAAHGMVLLGLEQKLIAVPVEALREEIAIIVGAMVDGLTAMHD
- a CDS encoding Rieske (2Fe-2S) protein; the protein is MARHIVARTSDIPPGGNKVFGVEGRDIVVFHVNGEFFALLNRCPHEGAPLEKAACVARLTSPEPGVYQRSRVGELLRCPWHGWEFDMRNGQSYFDPKRVKVRSYPVAIENGEALQKGPYVAETFPVLVEDSYVIIET
- a CDS encoding amidohydrolase family protein; protein product: MSDVIDRPILAEEEAARSRLRIIDCDVHPSIHAHSDLDQFLPKRWQQHLRTYGSHLRTPYIGTTPYPRSSPLIARRDAWPPTGGPPGSDLDFMRKQHLDPLDVEYGILQVLDLFIFSQQNLEFGAAIQRAINDWQLAFWSDRDPRLKASILAGQDDTQFAIAEIERCAKIGRYVQINVCPRANEPLGRRRYWPIYARAQELGLPLGIHVGGYGGHAPTGGGWPSYYVEEHQSNAHTMAAQLTSLVLEGVPERFPDLKIVFIEGGFGWIPSATWRMDRHFEAFRSEVPHLKRRPSEYVKEHFWFTTQPIDEPDEAKHLRSLIEWVGADRLLFSSDYPHWDFDDPRFAFKTPLSETERRKIFNGNARALYKL
- a CDS encoding amidohydrolase family protein, producing the protein MAATRIDCDIHPAVDGTRTTLLPYLDDHWKEQVVSRAIDGLDLNSYPPNMPFSGRADWRPANGKPGSELAMVQRGAFDQLGASHAICNVVYGAQAVFDSYMAAGFCKAINDWIAAEWLSKDPRLSASIVVPLQAPDLAVEEIERRAGDNRFVSVLVLAQGETLLGRRHYWPVWQAAAKHKLPVAIHAGSAYRTAPSSIGWPSYRYEYYLAEAQAFQAQIMSLIYEGVFGKFPDLKVVLMESGVSWLPAFMWRANKTWRGVRVEVPWVEREPASIIRDHVRVTMQPFDGPPDAAGIADVIEQIGSDKMFLFASDYPHWQFDGDDPMPPHLPASIVTRMCADNPLETFPRLKLAA